GTTTCATTGAAACAGTTGGAACTTACAACCCAGTATTACAACCAGCTGAAGTTAAAATCAATGAAGAACTAGCTCTTAAATGGTTACAAGATGGCGCGAAGCCTTCTGACACAGTTCGTAACCTTTTCTCTAACGAAGGTATTATGGAAAAATTCCACAATGCCAAATTAGGTAAGTAAGAGGCAAAATGACAGATCTAATCCAAACAATTGTGACGTCGTTAGTAGATCATCCAGAAAATGTAGTGGTTACGGAAAAAGAAACAGGTAATGTTCTTACGTACCAACTTACTGTGCATCAAGATGATTTAGGGAAAGTGATTGGCAAGCAGGGTAGAATTGCAAAAGCAATCCGGACAGTTTTGTTCGCTGCTGCTTCTCACGAGAATAAACGAGTACAATTAGAGATTATGGAGTAGGGGGAGGCTTTGATGCTTCCCCTTTTCTTATGGTTGAATAATGATAATTACTCAAAGTTTAGATTAAAGTGTTCCCTTATAGGGGTACGCTATAATACATAGAACAGTCAGATAAATACTGCGCGTGGAGGTGCATGAAATGTCAAAATGGTTCAATGTAGGTAAGCTTGTTAATACGCATGGGATAAAAGGTGAGGTGCGTGTGGTTTCCAGAACGGATTTTCCGGATGAACGTTATAAAAAGGGAAATCTTCTATACTTATTCTTGCCAAATGAAAAAGAACCTGTAGAAGTTAAGGTGGCATCTAGAAGGGTACATAAATCCTTCGATCTTCTTACATTCGAAGGATTCCATAATGTAAACGAAGTGGAAAAGTTCAAAGGTGCCATTGTCAAGGTTCCGGAAGATCAACTAGGGGAGCTGGAAGAAGGGGAATATTATTTTCACGAAATCGTTGGGTGTAAAGTCATCCTTCAGGAAACAATGGAGGAGATAGGCACTGTTAAGGAAGTACTGACACCGGGAGCAAATGATGTCTGGGTCATACAGGCAAAGAAAGGGAAGGATATCTTGATCCCTTATATCGATCAAGTAGTAAAGAAAGTGGACGTGCAGGAAAAAACAATCATTATAGAGCCATTAGAAGGATTGTTTTAAGATGAAGATTGATATTCTTTCCATTTTTCCGGAGATGTTTACAGGTGTTCTTGGATCTTCCATTCTGAGCAAAGCTGCGGAGAAAGGTGCCGTTCAATACAGTGTGACCGATTTCAGAGAGTTCGCGGACAATAAACATAAGACAGTCGATGACTACCCTTATGGAGGCGGAGCTGGAATGGTTCTCAAAGCCCAGCCGATATTTGATGCAGTATCATCTCTTACAGAGGAAAACCAAACTGGTAATAAACCGAGAGTTATTCTGATGTGTCCCCAGGGAGAGCGGTATACGCAAAAGAAAGCAGAAGAACTGGCACAAGAAGAGCACTTGATATTCATCTGCGGTCATTATGAAGGCTATGACGAACGAATAAGAGAACATGTGGTTACAGATGAGATTTCCATTGGCGACTATGTTCTTACCGGCGGGGAACTTGCTTCAATGGTTATTGTAGACAGTGTAGTGCGTTTACTTCCAGATGTATTAGGAAAAGCGGCTTCCCATGAACAGGACAGCTTTAGTACCGGACTCCTTGAGCATCCCCATTATACGAGACCGGCTGATTTTCGTGGCATGAAAGTGCCAGACGTACTTCTTTCAGGAAATCATGCACATATTGAAAAATGGCGGACAAAAGAGTCCATCAGAAGAACTTGGAATAGAAGACCTGACTTATTTGATGAATATCCACTTACAGATCAACAACGAGCATGGCTCGAAGAAATAAAAAAAGAGGACTAGGCATATTGATTTTATCTTTCTAATATGCTATTATACTCTTTGTGACTTAGCTATTGCTATGTCTAAAAACGATGTTCCGCTGCATCAAATAAGTATGGTATGAGCATCTGTGGAAAAGGAGCAGAAAACTATGCAAAAATTAATTCAAGATATTACTCAAGAGCAGTTGAAAACTGATCTTCCTTCTTTCCGTCCTGGTGACACTGTACGTGTTAACGTTAAGGTTGTAGAGGGAACGCGTGAGCGTATTCAGGTGTATGAAGGAGTAGTAATCAAGCGTCGTGGCGGCGGAATCAGCGAAACTTTCACAGTTCGTAAGATCTCTTACGGAGTTGGAGTTGAGCGTGCATTCCCACTTCATTCCCCTAAAATTGAGGGAATTGATGTAGTTCGTCGTGGTAAAGTACGTCGTGCGAAACTTTACTACCTACGTGCATTACGTGGTAAAAAAGCGCGTATCAAAGAGATTCGATAATCAAAAGGGGAGCTTGGAGACAAGCTCTCTTTTTTTACTAAAAAAACGGCTGCGCAATATCTAAGTTTTGTATAAACCAAAACAAGGTATATAATTGAAGTAGAATTACATATAAATTCTCATTTAAACAAGAGAACATAATGAAAACGGCGGAGGAACAGATATGGCACGTTCTAAAAATGAGCTATGGGAATGGGTAAAGGCCTTAGCTATCGCAGTAATTCTTGCAGCAGCAATACGCTATTTCTTTTTTGCACCGATTGTGGTAGATGGTGATTCCATGATGCCCACTCTGCATAATCAAGATAGAATGATCGTGAACAAGATCGGATATAAAGTTGGCGAACCGGAACGATTTGACATCGTTGTGTTCCATGCAACAGAAGATAAGGACTATATCAAGCGTGTCATCGGTCTGCCGGGCGACGAAGTGGAATACCGGGATGATGTTCTGTATATTAATGGACAAGCTTACGATGAGCCATATTTAGACAGTTATAAGGCTCAGTATCCTGATGGTCCATTAACGGAAGATTTCACATTGGAAGAAAAGACAGGCCTAAAAAAGGTGCCAAAAGGTCATCTCTTTGTAATGGGAGATAACCGGAGATTCAGTAAGGATGGCCGTCATATCGGAACTGTTCCACAAGAAGAAGTATTAGGCAAAACCAATATCGTCTACTGGCCGCTACCAGACTTAAGAATGGTAAAGTAGAACCTAGCAGTTGATTAGAGCAAAAGGCGAAGACTCCTCGAAAATGCTACGCATTTTCTTCGTGCGATGTTTCGCTGTCGAAGCCTTCCTTGTCCTGAGGGAGATAGCGCTAGCTGGAGACCCCGCAGGCGAAAGCCGAGGAGGCTCCAGCAGTGCCCCTAGGAAAGCGA
This window of the Sutcliffiella horikoshii genome carries:
- the trmD gene encoding tRNA (guanosine(37)-N1)-methyltransferase TrmD, whose translation is MKIDILSIFPEMFTGVLGSSILSKAAEKGAVQYSVTDFREFADNKHKTVDDYPYGGGAGMVLKAQPIFDAVSSLTEENQTGNKPRVILMCPQGERYTQKKAEELAQEEHLIFICGHYEGYDERIREHVVTDEISIGDYVLTGGELASMVIVDSVVRLLPDVLGKAASHEQDSFSTGLLEHPHYTRPADFRGMKVPDVLLSGNHAHIEKWRTKESIRRTWNRRPDLFDEYPLTDQQRAWLEEIKKED
- a CDS encoding KH domain-containing protein, with product MTDLIQTIVTSLVDHPENVVVTEKETGNVLTYQLTVHQDDLGKVIGKQGRIAKAIRTVLFAAASHENKRVQLEIME
- the rplS gene encoding 50S ribosomal protein L19 codes for the protein MQKLIQDITQEQLKTDLPSFRPGDTVRVNVKVVEGTRERIQVYEGVVIKRRGGGISETFTVRKISYGVGVERAFPLHSPKIEGIDVVRRGKVRRAKLYYLRALRGKKARIKEIR
- the rimM gene encoding ribosome maturation factor RimM (Essential for efficient processing of 16S rRNA), translating into MSKWFNVGKLVNTHGIKGEVRVVSRTDFPDERYKKGNLLYLFLPNEKEPVEVKVASRRVHKSFDLLTFEGFHNVNEVEKFKGAIVKVPEDQLGELEEGEYYFHEIVGCKVILQETMEEIGTVKEVLTPGANDVWVIQAKKGKDILIPYIDQVVKKVDVQEKTIIIEPLEGLF
- the lepB gene encoding signal peptidase I; translated protein: MARSKNELWEWVKALAIAVILAAAIRYFFFAPIVVDGDSMMPTLHNQDRMIVNKIGYKVGEPERFDIVVFHATEDKDYIKRVIGLPGDEVEYRDDVLYINGQAYDEPYLDSYKAQYPDGPLTEDFTLEEKTGLKKVPKGHLFVMGDNRRFSKDGRHIGTVPQEEVLGKTNIVYWPLPDLRMVK
- the rpsP gene encoding 30S ribosomal protein S16, translating into MAVKIRLKRMGSKKSPFYRIVVADSRSPRDGRFIETVGTYNPVLQPAEVKINEELALKWLQDGAKPSDTVRNLFSNEGIMEKFHNAKLGK